From a region of the Xyrauchen texanus isolate HMW12.3.18 chromosome 39, RBS_HiC_50CHRs, whole genome shotgun sequence genome:
- the LOC127632407 gene encoding uncharacterized protein LOC127632407 isoform X2: MIHTELMGEDGEEMHLQMESFAGPNISPVEKSTEAKEKRTTSEYTTFVSSTKAKSDLCTEDNSDKEPCQPAESRPEYEKTPIPHVMVEGAPRKIRREKRPQSLNLGRSRDFVYETEAKSSNITQDSVESDEDNNTEDTEETLICPPEEFNSSPDTWSPSMAEKLNQPATNMSVGTPLEKQQRKFDKVLEKDLQIPNQGAVRSDDARKLAEDQEKPGTEVKIMNTEDKQENQDSVNGPGKDELNRVKADVRFEVMNVTMIDNCENKEEPGDVIKQRMEGLGLEKKINNTELDKAEGIQLANEPRKSNQRETGHVRTDITRIVPLKPERVRSQSYKDDLEIRQGSEIMKIHFKRYSINESFESHFDPSKFESRDTSSSYANFTTSPVNAYKGQKESSTMDHLISETAEQQVLRDLEGSPQERAMQDNDTAKHTSRMVHGDLLLPDEGISGVQPHISRTPVHQKNAPPTPPIKTKKARESGLFLRNSRNFNKDPTLEADKKNLLECLSNTTTHEDPQDDVKQRPASTLEDDYNSELAGLKDIHLAIERKCSSMTVSSTSSLEAEVDFSVITDLHCEMDEFSRGMAELGEKDQQVEMGRESCEEPPMSHSTHHLNMRDVSLRRERFIEGHPHQDIEPPPVAKKDPSAVSAAHILRKVEPHSNGSEIPHAVEEHSMQEDKTAVNCKETNISSTDNIQPQKVDTKQEESIAKVVKENGSPLRTNSLASELVVSPLTITTENVTSATTTQVTKTVKGGYAETRIEKRIIITGDDDVDQHQALAMAIQEAKQQHPDMLVTKAVVVRETDSSYAEKHRTSES; encoded by the exons ATGATACACACTGAGCTAATGGGAGAGGACGGTGAAGAAATGCATTTGCAAATGGAATCTTTTGCAGGCCCAAATATTTCTCCAGTGGAGAAGTCAACTGAAGCAAAAGAAAAGAGGACCACAAGTGAATACACTACGTTTGTATCAAGTACTAAGGCTAAATCAGACTTATGTACAGAAGATAATTCAGATAAAGAGCCTTGCCAACCTGCTGAATCCAGACCTGAGTACGAGAAGACTCCAATTCCACATGTTATGGTGGAAGGTGCTCCACGCAAAATCAGAAGGGAGAAAAGACCTCAAAGCTTAAATTTGGGGAGGTCGAGGGACTTTGTGTATGAAACAGAAGCCAAAAGTTCAAACATCACACAAGATAGTGTAGAGTCTGATGAGGACAATAATACTGAAGATACAGAGGAAACTCTGATTTGTCCTCCTGAAGAGTTCAACTCATCACCAGACACATGGTCACCATCCATGGCTGAAAAGCTAAATCAGCCAGCTACTAATATGTCTGTTGGAACACCTCTTGAAAAACAGCAAAGGAAGTTTGACAAAGTACTGGAAAAAGATTTGCAGATACCCAATCAAGGAGCAGTAAGATCTGATGATGCAAGAAAGCTTGCAGAAGATCAAGAGAAGCCAGGTACTGAAGTGAAGATTATGAACACTGAAGACAAACAAGAAAACCAAGATTCAGTTAATGGTCCTGGCAAAGATGAGCTGAATAGAGTCAAGGCTGATGTCAGATTTGAGGTCATGAATGTTACAATGATTGATAACTGTGAGAACAAAGAGGAGCCTGGAGATGTAATCAAGCAAAGAATGGAAGGGTTGGGTCTTGAGAAGAAGATAAACAATACTGAATTAGATAAAGCTGAGGGCATCCAACTAGCCAACGAGCCAAGAAAGTCTAACCAGAGGGAAACAGGACATGTAAGAACAGATATAACAAGAATCGTTCCATTAAAACCTGAGAGAGTGAGAAGCCAGAGTTACAAAGATGACTTAGAAATTAGGCAAGGCTCAGAaattatgaaaatacattttaaaagatataGTATAAATGAATCTTTCGAGAGTCACTTCGACCCAAGTAAGTTTGAGAGCAGGGACACTAGCTCTTCCTATGCTAACTTTACCACAAGTCCGGTGAACGCTTACAAAGGTCAGAAGGAATCGTCTACAATGGATCACTTAATCTCTGAAACTGCTGAGCAACAAGTATTAAGGGATttagagggttcaccacaagaaaGAGCTATGCAGGATAATGACACTGCAAAACACACCAGCAGAATGGTCCATGGAGATCTTCTGCTGCCTGATGAGGGAATTTCAGGTGTCCAACCTCACATATCCAGGACCCCAGTCCACCAAAAAAATGCCCCACCAACTCCCCCTATTAAAACAAAGAAAGCAAGAGAATCAGGTCTTTTTCTGCGCAATAGTCGCAACTTTAACAAAGACCCAACACTGGAAGCTGACAAGAAGAACCTTCTG GAGTGTCTGTCCAACACTACTACTCATGAAGACCCACAAGATGATGTTAAG caGCGACCTGCTTCCACCCTGGAGGATGACTATAATAGTGAGCTAGCTGGTTTAAAGGACATCCACCTGGCCATCGAGAGGAAGTGTTCAAGCATGACTGTCAGCTCCACGTCCAGCCTGGAAGCGGAGGTGGATTTCTCTGTCATTACGGACTTACATTGTGAGATGGATGAGTTTTCAAGAGGCATGGCAGAGCTCGGTGAGAAGGACCAGCAGGTAGAGATGGGTAGGGAGAGCTGTGAGGAGCCCCCCATGTCTCACTCCACCCATCATTTGAATATGAGAGATGTATCACTCAGGAGGGAACGTTTCATCGAAGGTCACCCCCATCAGGATATAGAACCT CCCCCTGTTGCCAAGAAAGATCCCAGCGCAGTGAGTGCTGCCCACATCTTGAGGAAAGTGGAACCGCATTCCAATGGCTCTGAAATTCCTCATGCTGTTGAAGAG CACTCTATGCAGGAGGATAAGACTGCTGTCAACTGTAAGGAGACCAATATCTCCAGCACTGACAACATACAGCCACAGAAGGTGGACACG AAACAGGAAGAGAGCATAGCTAAGGTGGTAAAGGAGAACGGGTCGCCT TTAAGGACAAACAGTCTGGCAAGTGAATTGGTTGTGTCTCCTCTCACCATCACCACAGAAAATGTTACCTCAGCCACCACCACTCAAGTGACCAAG
- the LOC127632407 gene encoding uncharacterized protein LOC127632407 isoform X1 — protein sequence MIHTELMGEDGEEMHLQMESFAGPNISPVEKSTEAKEKRTTSEYTTFVSSTKAKSDLCTEDNSDKEPCQPAESRPEYEKTPIPHVMVEGAPRKIRREKRPQSLNLGRSRDFVYETEAKSSNITQDSVESDEDNNTEDTEETLICPPEEFNSSPDTWSPSMAEKLNQPATNMSVGTPLEKQQRKFDKVLEKDLQIPNQGAVRSDDARKLAEDQEKPGTEVKIMNTEDKQENQDSVNGPGKDELNRVKADVRFEVMNVTMIDNCENKEEPGDVIKQRMEGLGLEKKINNTELDKAEGIQLANEPRKSNQRETGHVRTDITRIVPLKPERVRSQSYKDDLEIRQGSEIMKIHFKRYSINESFESHFDPSKFESRDTSSSYANFTTSPVNAYKGQKESSTMDHLISETAEQQVLRDLEGSPQERAMQDNDTAKHTSRMVHGDLLLPDEGISGVQPHISRTPVHQKNAPPTPPIKTKKARESGLFLRNSRNFNKDPTLEADKKNLLECLSNTTTHEDPQDDVKQRPASTLEDDYNSELAGLKDIHLAIERKCSSMTVSSTSSLEAEVDFSVITDLHCEMDEFSRGMAELGEKDQQVEMGRESCEEPPMSHSTHHLNMRDVSLRRERFIEGHPHQDIEPPPVAKKDPSAVSAAHILRKVEPHSNGSEIPHAVEEVSHSMQEDKTAVNCKETNISSTDNIQPQKVDTKQEESIAKVVKENGSPLRTNSLASELVVSPLTITTENVTSATTTQVTKTVKGGYAETRIEKRIIITGDDDVDQHQALAMAIQEAKQQHPDMLVTKAVVVRETDSSYAEKHRTSES from the exons ATGATACACACTGAGCTAATGGGAGAGGACGGTGAAGAAATGCATTTGCAAATGGAATCTTTTGCAGGCCCAAATATTTCTCCAGTGGAGAAGTCAACTGAAGCAAAAGAAAAGAGGACCACAAGTGAATACACTACGTTTGTATCAAGTACTAAGGCTAAATCAGACTTATGTACAGAAGATAATTCAGATAAAGAGCCTTGCCAACCTGCTGAATCCAGACCTGAGTACGAGAAGACTCCAATTCCACATGTTATGGTGGAAGGTGCTCCACGCAAAATCAGAAGGGAGAAAAGACCTCAAAGCTTAAATTTGGGGAGGTCGAGGGACTTTGTGTATGAAACAGAAGCCAAAAGTTCAAACATCACACAAGATAGTGTAGAGTCTGATGAGGACAATAATACTGAAGATACAGAGGAAACTCTGATTTGTCCTCCTGAAGAGTTCAACTCATCACCAGACACATGGTCACCATCCATGGCTGAAAAGCTAAATCAGCCAGCTACTAATATGTCTGTTGGAACACCTCTTGAAAAACAGCAAAGGAAGTTTGACAAAGTACTGGAAAAAGATTTGCAGATACCCAATCAAGGAGCAGTAAGATCTGATGATGCAAGAAAGCTTGCAGAAGATCAAGAGAAGCCAGGTACTGAAGTGAAGATTATGAACACTGAAGACAAACAAGAAAACCAAGATTCAGTTAATGGTCCTGGCAAAGATGAGCTGAATAGAGTCAAGGCTGATGTCAGATTTGAGGTCATGAATGTTACAATGATTGATAACTGTGAGAACAAAGAGGAGCCTGGAGATGTAATCAAGCAAAGAATGGAAGGGTTGGGTCTTGAGAAGAAGATAAACAATACTGAATTAGATAAAGCTGAGGGCATCCAACTAGCCAACGAGCCAAGAAAGTCTAACCAGAGGGAAACAGGACATGTAAGAACAGATATAACAAGAATCGTTCCATTAAAACCTGAGAGAGTGAGAAGCCAGAGTTACAAAGATGACTTAGAAATTAGGCAAGGCTCAGAaattatgaaaatacattttaaaagatataGTATAAATGAATCTTTCGAGAGTCACTTCGACCCAAGTAAGTTTGAGAGCAGGGACACTAGCTCTTCCTATGCTAACTTTACCACAAGTCCGGTGAACGCTTACAAAGGTCAGAAGGAATCGTCTACAATGGATCACTTAATCTCTGAAACTGCTGAGCAACAAGTATTAAGGGATttagagggttcaccacaagaaaGAGCTATGCAGGATAATGACACTGCAAAACACACCAGCAGAATGGTCCATGGAGATCTTCTGCTGCCTGATGAGGGAATTTCAGGTGTCCAACCTCACATATCCAGGACCCCAGTCCACCAAAAAAATGCCCCACCAACTCCCCCTATTAAAACAAAGAAAGCAAGAGAATCAGGTCTTTTTCTGCGCAATAGTCGCAACTTTAACAAAGACCCAACACTGGAAGCTGACAAGAAGAACCTTCTG GAGTGTCTGTCCAACACTACTACTCATGAAGACCCACAAGATGATGTTAAG caGCGACCTGCTTCCACCCTGGAGGATGACTATAATAGTGAGCTAGCTGGTTTAAAGGACATCCACCTGGCCATCGAGAGGAAGTGTTCAAGCATGACTGTCAGCTCCACGTCCAGCCTGGAAGCGGAGGTGGATTTCTCTGTCATTACGGACTTACATTGTGAGATGGATGAGTTTTCAAGAGGCATGGCAGAGCTCGGTGAGAAGGACCAGCAGGTAGAGATGGGTAGGGAGAGCTGTGAGGAGCCCCCCATGTCTCACTCCACCCATCATTTGAATATGAGAGATGTATCACTCAGGAGGGAACGTTTCATCGAAGGTCACCCCCATCAGGATATAGAACCT CCCCCTGTTGCCAAGAAAGATCCCAGCGCAGTGAGTGCTGCCCACATCTTGAGGAAAGTGGAACCGCATTCCAATGGCTCTGAAATTCCTCATGCTGTTGAAGAGGTCTCT CACTCTATGCAGGAGGATAAGACTGCTGTCAACTGTAAGGAGACCAATATCTCCAGCACTGACAACATACAGCCACAGAAGGTGGACACG AAACAGGAAGAGAGCATAGCTAAGGTGGTAAAGGAGAACGGGTCGCCT TTAAGGACAAACAGTCTGGCAAGTGAATTGGTTGTGTCTCCTCTCACCATCACCACAGAAAATGTTACCTCAGCCACCACCACTCAAGTGACCAAG